GTTGCTGCTGATGCCGTCGTAACCCTGCTGCAGTTTCACGCTGCTGTTGCGGGTATCGTTTTGGCTAAGGTTGGCCACGTTGCTGTTGCCCAGTTGGGCCACGTTGGCTTGTACCGTCACGTTGCGGTTCTGGTTGAGCGCAGCCTGGTTCTGGCTGCCGTTTTGGGTCATCTGAGCGGTTTGGTAGTAGTAAGCGCTGCCGGAGTTGTTGGCTTGATTGATGCTGCCAACGTTGGAGTCGCCGTTTTGCGAGACGCTGGCGCTGGTGCCCCAGTCGCTGCTGGTTTGGCTGATCGTGCCGCGGTTGCTGTTGCCAGCCTGGTTCAGGGCAGCCGTCACCGAGTTGTTGCCGGTTTGGCTGATGCTGGCCACGTTGCTATTGCCGGACTGATAGCCGTTGGCGCTGGAGGCGTTGTTGCCGGTTTGCGAGACGGTGCCGCTGTTGCTGCTGCCGAACTGGTTGAGCGAGGCGCTGGTGGAGCCGCCGTAGTAATAGCCGCCGTTGCCGCTCTGGGTGATCGACGCCAGGTTGCTGCCACCTTGCTGGGTAGCGTTGGCGTACACGCCGCTGCCGTTATTGTCCTGGGCGATTTTGCCGTCGTTGCTGTTGCCGTACTGGTTCAGCGAGGCGCCGGTGTTACTGCCGTAGTAGTAGTAGTAAGCACCACCGTTGCCGCTTTGGCGGATCGAACCGGTGTTGCTGTTGCCGGACTGGCCGGCATACGCGTTCACGCTGCTGCCGTTGCCGTTCTGCACGACGGAAATGCTGTTGCCGTCGCCGGACTGGCTGCTGGATGCGCTGCCGGATCCGCCGTAGTACCAGTAATAGCCGCCGTTGCTGTTGTTGCCGGCCTGCTCGATGGCGGCGGCGTTGCCGGTGCCGTATTGGCTGGCGTAGGCGTTGATGCCGCCGCTGTTGTTATTCTGGGCAAGGCTCAGCGCGTTGCCGGCGCCGCTCTGGCTGGCGTTGGCGCTGGAGTAGCCGCCGTAGTACCAGTAGTAGCCGTTGTTGCTGTTGCCGGCCTGCTGGACGGACGCGGTGTTGTTGCTGCCGAACTGGCTGGCACTGGCGTTGGCGCTGCCGCGATTGCCGGTCTGCGCGATGTTCAGCGCGTTGCCGGAACCGGACTGATAGCCGTTGGCGCTGCTGTTGCCGCCGTAATAGTAGTAGTAATAGCCGCCATAGTTGCTGTTGCCGGTCTGGGCGATGGTCGCGCGGTTGCTGTCGCCGGACTGGTTCAGGTTGGC
This DNA window, taken from Crenobacter cavernae, encodes the following:
- a CDS encoding beta strand repeat-containing protein, translated to MKARYSLLYLAVSAALSAQAMADNSSVTISQNGTGNTLSATQTNANGSNISANQSGNGGTLTLDQANTYGANVSVSSNGEQNQAAISQNGGSYDYASLTQNGSVNNGQIDQTANSGASANLNQSGDSNRATIAQTGNSNYGGYYYYYYGGNSSANGYQSGSGNALNIAQTGNRGSANASASQFGSNNTASVQQAGNSNNGYYWYYGGYSSANASQSGAGNALSLAQNNNSGGINAYASQYGTGNAAAIEQAGNNSNGGYYWYYGGSGSASSSQSGDGNSISVVQNGNGSSVNAYAGQSGNSNTGSIRQSGNGGAYYYYYGSNTGASLNQYGNSNDGKIAQDNNGSGVYANATQQGGSNLASITQSGNGGYYYGGSTSASLNQFGSSNSGTVSQTGNNASSANGYQSGNSNVASISQTGNNSVTAALNQAGNSNRGTISQTSSDWGTSASVSQNGDSNVGSINQANNSGSAYYYQTAQMTQNGSQNQAALNQNRNVTVQANVAQLGNSNVANLSQNDTRNSSVKLQQGYDGISSNGSYALVAQSSGNNLTADLKQQGSNQYLASSQSGSWNEEILLQSGSGNRATLTQVGTGSVQADKNLINLTQTGNNLVAAVYQSGQANTATIVQR